One part of the Salvelinus fontinalis isolate EN_2023a chromosome 4, ASM2944872v1, whole genome shotgun sequence genome encodes these proteins:
- the LOC129854415 gene encoding tripartite motif-containing protein 66-like isoform X1 gives MLLPAAGKSFSVSAAVLCVSVRLCCPLPPIARAALLGTSSTIHQRTHYPSADMEKRCAECPEPRLAQSLCTFCNKWLCYQCTDMHQHQKASPQCSDLHKHQKPTNQWADLHQRDQIAPRSLPPPEPGPGSCGRPLLMCHSHRQEPLELFCESCDLMCCSSCHLSAHKNHRLVHIGKALQDQQWQFESLMAQVEERRSAVESTAKQIEDRLHGVKVTQRKAENQIKMAKMIMMNELNKRANLLIEQLEKISEDFQRRLEDQLQGAIEMCSQLDHVQNFISWATAHHLKNPLLFSRELISLQMQRLLEPPLHSDAWLPVKIKFNWDASYWTKQISTLGQLTAEGGNRSYSEGVAFPSILRPQPITCLSLPSVCHGGREQSCAFQACCQPQMCCLHCIPPQPAVQLDKTQREPNPYSARCAQSTLSSPSLALHQSQLLRCWGPDSPPGPPAVAPSSMQRPQQPAHLPAADPGLLSSNSNSRGLGLQPPATALYQPQIQPLPETHAQPATDGARDGQGQQASREREQTPGQPAVDREVLTEQIQEGSREMTHVQTGVDREVLTDGIQQEQQQQQQQQQQQQQLLSPLVAELTVEQQEEEQQEEEQQEARTTQPSRDCRDGMRSTSLEMSVTTHGFSVDAQSSRPSSLCGRKSRSQSIPPELAGPSSSPSTDRPLGATHSLATAAVERGRMADQQGFMDLRRRGLSSDGVIRSVASLERSLATPPSRGQPSLRLSPLTIYKTEPDYVYAYDETGHDVKGKCRIPRKTPDNSDREVQKESGSSSSKVPVVCLERLKILVSRIPPQGRRQSDPLPDTATERTGPVPQRGWEDKMTEGISKEAKVATVSLSLDKQYSERHTINQSLPPPVLNDWPEHGRDSPHKELTLQVPATDLVSPPPFSAPDLDSDSDPRSISETVSDPELDSDPQPESDPQQESDPPAESASEADLESVADEESPDEAATESEPSLESEPSVESEPSVESEPSVESEGSEESENGLESENGEDLDADAESEADMESDLQPDPGSDPRFPSETRPGLDSDLESDCAQPPESQGSAESGPDLESEPDSVPDPSSISPDPGVESHPAQRALPADPGPQMHCEEVEQVMPGAENMEMESEDFCAVCLIGGDLLCCDRCPKVFHLSCHVPALLSFPTGDWVCTFCRDIQQPEVEYDCENQRLAAECSGKPLPHVLSACDQRKCERLTLLICSNMLSAPFHEPVSPLARHYYQIIKRPMDLSVIRAKLSKRSTHHYYSPEEFVADVSLMFRNCAKFNYPDSEVAQAGRSLETFFSSRLREVFPDRAFPAAEEDSDSDEYDEVYRAAEGGFPWPEKREQCHRKRKRRHSLNWRKHNF, from the exons ATGCTGCTTCCTGCCGCAGGTAAAAGCTTCAGTGTGAGTGCTGCTGTGCTGTGTGTGAGCGTCAGACTGTGCTGTCCTCTCCCTCCGATAGCGAGAGCAGCTCTGCTGGGTACCAGCTCCACCATTCACCAGAGGACACATTACCCCAGTGCTGACATGGAGAAG CGTTGCGCAGAGTGCCCAGAGCCCAGGCTAGCCCAGAGCCTGTGTACATTCTGCAACAAGTGGCTGTGCTACCAGTGTACAGACATGCACCAGCACCAGAAAGCCTCCCCTCAGTGCTCAGACCTGCACAAACACCAGAAGCCCACTAACCAATGGGCCGACCTGCACCAGAGGGACCAGATAGCCCCCAGGTCCCTGCCTCCACCCGAACCAG GCCCTGGCTCGTGTGGCCGCCCCCTCCTCATGTGCCACTCTCACAGACAGGAGCCCTTGGAGCTCTTCTGTGAATCCTGTGACCTCATGtgctgcagcagctgtcacctgTCCGCCCACAAGAACCACAG GTTGGTGCACATTGGGAAGGCCCTGCAGGACCAACAGTGGCAGTTTGAGAGCCTGATGGctcaggtggaggagaggaggtctgcAGTGGAGAGCACAGCCAAACAGATAGAGGACAG GCTGCACGGTGTAAAGGTCACGCAGAGGAAGGCTGAGAACCAGATTAAAATGGCAAAGATGATTATGATGAATGAGCTGAACAAACGGGCTAACCTATTAATAGAGCAACTAGAg aagatCTCAGAGGACTTCCAGCGGCGTCTGGAGGACCAGCTGCAGGGGGCGATAGAGATGTGCAGCCAGCTGGACCACGTGCAGAACTTCATCAGCTGGGCaacggcccaccacctcaagaaCCCACTGCTCTTCAGCAGGGAGCTG ATTTCTCTCCAGATGCAGCGCCTGCTTGAACCCCCACTTCACTCTGACGCCTGGCTCCCTGTGAAAATCAAATTCAACTGGGATGCCAGCTACTGGACTAAGCAGATCTCAACTTTGG GTCAGCTCACTGCCGAGGGGGGAAATCGCTCCTACTCTGAGGGCGTGGCCTTCCCCAGCATCCTGAGGCCCCAGCCTATCACCTGCTTGTCCCTGCCATCTGTGTGCCATGGAGGGCGGGAGCAGAGCTGTGCCTTCCAGGCCTGCTGTCAGCCCCAGATGTGCTGCCTTCACTGCATACCCCCACAGCCAGCTGTGCAGCTGGACAAGACCCAGCGGGAACCCAACCCCTACTCCGCCAGGTGTGCCCAGTCCACCCTCAGCTCTCCCTCACTGGCCCTGCACCAGAGTCAGCTGCTGAGGTGCTGGGGCCCTGACAGTCCTCCAGGTCCACCAGCTGTGGCGCCCTCCTCCATGCAGCGTCCCCAACAGCCAGCGCATCTCCCGGCTGCTGACCCAGGCCTGCTCAGCTCCAACTCCAACAGTAGAGGTCTTGGACTTCAGCCCCCAGCCACAGCCCTCTACCAGCCTCAGATTCAGCCGCTTCCCGAAACTCATGCACAGCCAGCCACAGATGGGGCCAGGGATGGCCAGGGCCAGCaggccagcagagagagagagcagactccTGGGCAGCCAGCTGTGGACAGAGAGGTGTTGACAGAGCAGATCCAGGAGGGGAGCAGGGAGATGACACATGTACAGACAGGGGTGGACAGAGAGGTGCTGACAGACGGGATCCAGCAGgagcagcaacagcaacagcaacagcaacagcaacagcagcagctccTGTCTCCCCTGGTGGCCGAACTGACAGTGGAGcagcaggaggaagagcagcaggaggaagagcagcaggAGGCCAGGACTACACAGCCATCCAGAGACTGCAGAGATGGCATG agatccaCTTCATTGGAGATGTCTGTGACGACCCATGGGTTTAGTGTTGATGCTCAGAGCAGCAGGCCCAGCTCACTGTGTGGGAGGAAGAGTCGATCCCAGAGCATCCCACCAGAACTGGCAGGCCCCTCCAGCAGCCCCTCCACAGACAGGCCCCTGGGGGCCACCCACAGCCTAGCAACAGCAGCCGTGGAAAGGGGACGCATGGCAGACCAG CAGGGTTTCATGGATCTCAGACGGAGGGGGTTGTCTTCTGATGGAGTGATACGATCTGTGGCCTCCTTGGAGAGATCCTTAGCCACTCCTCCCTCCAGAGGCCAGCCCAGCCTACGCCTGTCGCCTTTGACCATCTACAAGACAGAGCCTG ATTATGTCTATGCATATGATGAGACTGGGCATGACGTCAAAGGAAAATGCAGAATACCAAGAAAAACTCCAGACAACAG TGACAGAGAGGTACAGAAGGAATCTGGGAGTTCCAGTTCCAAGGTTCCAGTGGTGTGTTTGGAAAGGCTGAAGATCCTGGTGTCTCGGATCCCACCACAGGGGCGGCGACAGAGTGACCCTCTGCCAGACACCGCAACAGAAAGGACCGGACCTGTTCCACAGAGGGGATGGGAGGACAAGATGACTGAG GGAATATCAAAAGAAGCCAAGGTCGCAACGGTCAGCCTGTCTCTGGATAAACAATATTCAGAGAGACACACTATCAATCAATCTCTCCCACCTCCAGTACTCAATGATTGGCCTGAGCATGGAAGAGACAGTCCTCACAAAGAGCTCACACTGCAAGTACCCGCCACTGATCTTGTATCACCCCCACCTTTCTCTGCACCTGACCTTGACTCTGACTCAGATCCCAGGTCAATCTCAGAAACTGTTTCTGACCCTGAACTGGACTCGGACCCACAACCAGAATCAGATCCCCAGCAAGAGTCTGATCCACCAGCTGAGTCTGCATCGGAGGCTGATCTGGAATCAGTTGCTGATGAGGAATCTCCTGATGAGGCAGCTACAGAATCAGAACCTAGTTTGGAATCAGAACCTAGTGTGGAATCAGAACCTAGTGTGGAATCAGAACCTAGTGTGGAATCAGAAGGTAGTGAAGAATCAGAGAATGGTTTAGAATCAGAGAATGGTGAAGACCTGGATGCTGATGCGGAATCAGAGGCTGATATGGAATCAGACCTCCAACCTGACCCTGGCTCAGACCCCCGTTTTCCATCTGAAACACGTCCGGGATTAGATTCTGACCTGGAATCAGACTGTGCACAACCCCCTGAATCACAAGGGTCTGCAGAATCTGGACCAGATCTGGAATCGGAGCCAGACTCAGTCCCTGACCCATCCTCTATCAGTCCTGACCCAGGAGTGGAGTCCCATCCAGCCCAGAGGGCTCTGCCTGCAGACCCTGGTCCACAGATGCATTGTGAAGAAGTCGAGCAGGTCATGCCTGGGGCAGAGAacatggagatggagagtgaagaCTTCTGTGCCGTGTGTCTGATCGGAGGAGACCTTCTGTGCTGTGACCGCTGTCCCAAAGTCTTCCACCTGTCTTGCCATGTGCCCGCTCTCCTCAGCTTCCCCAC GGGTGACTGGGTGTGTACCTTCTGCAGAGATATCCAGCAGCCAGAGGTGGAGTATGACTGTGAGAACCAGAGGCTGGCTGCAGAATGTTCAGGAAAGCCATTGCCTCATGTGCTCTCTGCTTGTGACCAGAGA AAATGTGAGAGGTTGACTCTGTTGATCTGCAGCAACATGCTAAGTGCTCCCTTCCACGAGCCGGTCAGTCCACTG GCTCGCCACTACTACCAGATAATCAAAAGGCCCATGGATCTGTCTGTGATCAGGGCCAAACTCAGCAAGAGGAGCACTCACCACTACTATTCACCTGAGGAGTTTGTGGCTGATGTCTCCCTCATGTTCAGGAACTGTGCAAAGTTCAATTAT ccgGACTCAGAGGTGGCCCAAGCAGGTCGCAGCCTGGAGACGTTTTTCAGCTCCAGACTCAGGGAGGTGTTCCCAGACAGGGCCTTCCCTGCAGCCGAGGAGGACTCCGACAGCGATGAGTACGACGAGGTGTACAGAGCAGCCGAGGGAGGCTTCCCCTggccagagaagagagagcagtgccacaggaagaggaagaggaggcactCTCTCAACTGGAGGAAGCATAACTTCTAG
- the LOC129854415 gene encoding tripartite motif-containing protein 66-like isoform X4 produces MHQHQKASPQCSDLHKHQKPTNQWADLHQRDQIAPRSLPPPEPGPGSCGRPLLMCHSHRQEPLELFCESCDLMCCSSCHLSAHKNHRLVHIGKALQDQQWQFESLMAQVEERRSAVESTAKQIEDRLHGVKVTQRKAENQIKMAKMIMMNELNKRANLLIEQLEKISEDFQRRLEDQLQGAIEMCSQLDHVQNFISWATAHHLKNPLLFSRELISLQMQRLLEPPLHSDAWLPVKIKFNWDASYWTKQISTLGQLTAEGGNRSYSEGVAFPSILRPQPITCLSLPSVCHGGREQSCAFQACCQPQMCCLHCIPPQPAVQLDKTQREPNPYSARCAQSTLSSPSLALHQSQLLRCWGPDSPPGPPAVAPSSMQRPQQPAHLPAADPGLLSSNSNSRGLGLQPPATALYQPQIQPLPETHAQPATDGARDGQGQQASREREQTPGQPAVDREVLTEQIQEGSREMTHVQTGVDREVLTDGIQQEQQQQQQQQQQQQQLLSPLVAELTVEQQEEEQQEEEQQEARTTQPSRDCRDGMRSTSLEMSVTTHGFSVDAQSSRPSSLCGRKSRSQSIPPELAGPSSSPSTDRPLGATHSLATAAVERGRMADQQGFMDLRRRGLSSDGVIRSVASLERSLATPPSRGQPSLRLSPLTIYKTEPDYVYAYDETGHDVKGKCRIPRKTPDNSDREVQKESGSSSSKVPVVCLERLKILVSRIPPQGRRQSDPLPDTATERTGPVPQRGWEDKMTEGISKEAKVATVSLSLDKQYSERHTINQSLPPPVLNDWPEHGRDSPHKELTLQVPATDLVSPPPFSAPDLDSDSDPRSISETVSDPELDSDPQPESDPQQESDPPAESASEADLESVADEESPDEAATESEPSLESEPSVESEPSVESEPSVESEGSEESENGLESENGEDLDADAESEADMESDLQPDPGSDPRFPSETRPGLDSDLESDCAQPPESQGSAESGPDLESEPDSVPDPSSISPDPGVESHPAQRALPADPGPQMHCEEVEQVMPGAENMEMESEDFCAVCLIGGDLLCCDRCPKVFHLSCHVPALLSFPTGDWVCTFCRDIQQPEVEYDCENQRLAAECSGKPLPHVLSACDQRKCERLTLLICSNMLSAPFHEPVSPLARHYYQIIKRPMDLSVIRAKLSKRSTHHYYSPEEFVADVSLMFRNCAKFNYPDSEVAQAGRSLETFFSSRLREVFPDRAFPAAEEDSDSDEYDEVYRAAEGGFPWPEKREQCHRKRKRRHSLNWRKHNF; encoded by the exons ATGCACCAGCACCAGAAAGCCTCCCCTCAGTGCTCAGACCTGCACAAACACCAGAAGCCCACTAACCAATGGGCCGACCTGCACCAGAGGGACCAGATAGCCCCCAGGTCCCTGCCTCCACCCGAACCAG GCCCTGGCTCGTGTGGCCGCCCCCTCCTCATGTGCCACTCTCACAGACAGGAGCCCTTGGAGCTCTTCTGTGAATCCTGTGACCTCATGtgctgcagcagctgtcacctgTCCGCCCACAAGAACCACAG GTTGGTGCACATTGGGAAGGCCCTGCAGGACCAACAGTGGCAGTTTGAGAGCCTGATGGctcaggtggaggagaggaggtctgcAGTGGAGAGCACAGCCAAACAGATAGAGGACAG GCTGCACGGTGTAAAGGTCACGCAGAGGAAGGCTGAGAACCAGATTAAAATGGCAAAGATGATTATGATGAATGAGCTGAACAAACGGGCTAACCTATTAATAGAGCAACTAGAg aagatCTCAGAGGACTTCCAGCGGCGTCTGGAGGACCAGCTGCAGGGGGCGATAGAGATGTGCAGCCAGCTGGACCACGTGCAGAACTTCATCAGCTGGGCaacggcccaccacctcaagaaCCCACTGCTCTTCAGCAGGGAGCTG ATTTCTCTCCAGATGCAGCGCCTGCTTGAACCCCCACTTCACTCTGACGCCTGGCTCCCTGTGAAAATCAAATTCAACTGGGATGCCAGCTACTGGACTAAGCAGATCTCAACTTTGG GTCAGCTCACTGCCGAGGGGGGAAATCGCTCCTACTCTGAGGGCGTGGCCTTCCCCAGCATCCTGAGGCCCCAGCCTATCACCTGCTTGTCCCTGCCATCTGTGTGCCATGGAGGGCGGGAGCAGAGCTGTGCCTTCCAGGCCTGCTGTCAGCCCCAGATGTGCTGCCTTCACTGCATACCCCCACAGCCAGCTGTGCAGCTGGACAAGACCCAGCGGGAACCCAACCCCTACTCCGCCAGGTGTGCCCAGTCCACCCTCAGCTCTCCCTCACTGGCCCTGCACCAGAGTCAGCTGCTGAGGTGCTGGGGCCCTGACAGTCCTCCAGGTCCACCAGCTGTGGCGCCCTCCTCCATGCAGCGTCCCCAACAGCCAGCGCATCTCCCGGCTGCTGACCCAGGCCTGCTCAGCTCCAACTCCAACAGTAGAGGTCTTGGACTTCAGCCCCCAGCCACAGCCCTCTACCAGCCTCAGATTCAGCCGCTTCCCGAAACTCATGCACAGCCAGCCACAGATGGGGCCAGGGATGGCCAGGGCCAGCaggccagcagagagagagagcagactccTGGGCAGCCAGCTGTGGACAGAGAGGTGTTGACAGAGCAGATCCAGGAGGGGAGCAGGGAGATGACACATGTACAGACAGGGGTGGACAGAGAGGTGCTGACAGACGGGATCCAGCAGgagcagcaacagcaacagcaacagcaacagcaacagcagcagctccTGTCTCCCCTGGTGGCCGAACTGACAGTGGAGcagcaggaggaagagcagcaggaggaagagcagcaggAGGCCAGGACTACACAGCCATCCAGAGACTGCAGAGATGGCATG agatccaCTTCATTGGAGATGTCTGTGACGACCCATGGGTTTAGTGTTGATGCTCAGAGCAGCAGGCCCAGCTCACTGTGTGGGAGGAAGAGTCGATCCCAGAGCATCCCACCAGAACTGGCAGGCCCCTCCAGCAGCCCCTCCACAGACAGGCCCCTGGGGGCCACCCACAGCCTAGCAACAGCAGCCGTGGAAAGGGGACGCATGGCAGACCAG CAGGGTTTCATGGATCTCAGACGGAGGGGGTTGTCTTCTGATGGAGTGATACGATCTGTGGCCTCCTTGGAGAGATCCTTAGCCACTCCTCCCTCCAGAGGCCAGCCCAGCCTACGCCTGTCGCCTTTGACCATCTACAAGACAGAGCCTG ATTATGTCTATGCATATGATGAGACTGGGCATGACGTCAAAGGAAAATGCAGAATACCAAGAAAAACTCCAGACAACAG TGACAGAGAGGTACAGAAGGAATCTGGGAGTTCCAGTTCCAAGGTTCCAGTGGTGTGTTTGGAAAGGCTGAAGATCCTGGTGTCTCGGATCCCACCACAGGGGCGGCGACAGAGTGACCCTCTGCCAGACACCGCAACAGAAAGGACCGGACCTGTTCCACAGAGGGGATGGGAGGACAAGATGACTGAG GGAATATCAAAAGAAGCCAAGGTCGCAACGGTCAGCCTGTCTCTGGATAAACAATATTCAGAGAGACACACTATCAATCAATCTCTCCCACCTCCAGTACTCAATGATTGGCCTGAGCATGGAAGAGACAGTCCTCACAAAGAGCTCACACTGCAAGTACCCGCCACTGATCTTGTATCACCCCCACCTTTCTCTGCACCTGACCTTGACTCTGACTCAGATCCCAGGTCAATCTCAGAAACTGTTTCTGACCCTGAACTGGACTCGGACCCACAACCAGAATCAGATCCCCAGCAAGAGTCTGATCCACCAGCTGAGTCTGCATCGGAGGCTGATCTGGAATCAGTTGCTGATGAGGAATCTCCTGATGAGGCAGCTACAGAATCAGAACCTAGTTTGGAATCAGAACCTAGTGTGGAATCAGAACCTAGTGTGGAATCAGAACCTAGTGTGGAATCAGAAGGTAGTGAAGAATCAGAGAATGGTTTAGAATCAGAGAATGGTGAAGACCTGGATGCTGATGCGGAATCAGAGGCTGATATGGAATCAGACCTCCAACCTGACCCTGGCTCAGACCCCCGTTTTCCATCTGAAACACGTCCGGGATTAGATTCTGACCTGGAATCAGACTGTGCACAACCCCCTGAATCACAAGGGTCTGCAGAATCTGGACCAGATCTGGAATCGGAGCCAGACTCAGTCCCTGACCCATCCTCTATCAGTCCTGACCCAGGAGTGGAGTCCCATCCAGCCCAGAGGGCTCTGCCTGCAGACCCTGGTCCACAGATGCATTGTGAAGAAGTCGAGCAGGTCATGCCTGGGGCAGAGAacatggagatggagagtgaagaCTTCTGTGCCGTGTGTCTGATCGGAGGAGACCTTCTGTGCTGTGACCGCTGTCCCAAAGTCTTCCACCTGTCTTGCCATGTGCCCGCTCTCCTCAGCTTCCCCAC GGGTGACTGGGTGTGTACCTTCTGCAGAGATATCCAGCAGCCAGAGGTGGAGTATGACTGTGAGAACCAGAGGCTGGCTGCAGAATGTTCAGGAAAGCCATTGCCTCATGTGCTCTCTGCTTGTGACCAGAGA AAATGTGAGAGGTTGACTCTGTTGATCTGCAGCAACATGCTAAGTGCTCCCTTCCACGAGCCGGTCAGTCCACTG GCTCGCCACTACTACCAGATAATCAAAAGGCCCATGGATCTGTCTGTGATCAGGGCCAAACTCAGCAAGAGGAGCACTCACCACTACTATTCACCTGAGGAGTTTGTGGCTGATGTCTCCCTCATGTTCAGGAACTGTGCAAAGTTCAATTAT ccgGACTCAGAGGTGGCCCAAGCAGGTCGCAGCCTGGAGACGTTTTTCAGCTCCAGACTCAGGGAGGTGTTCCCAGACAGGGCCTTCCCTGCAGCCGAGGAGGACTCCGACAGCGATGAGTACGACGAGGTGTACAGAGCAGCCGAGGGAGGCTTCCCCTggccagagaagagagagcagtgccacaggaagaggaagaggaggcactCTCTCAACTGGAGGAAGCATAACTTCTAG